Proteins from a single region of Geothrix sp. PMB-07:
- a CDS encoding right-handed parallel beta-helix repeat-containing protein, translated as MNVRDVPYGAKGNGVIDDTHAIQRAVDAVGGTGGTVLIPEGTYLVNAVAQGSAGIRLKSSMTLRLANGAVLKAMPNASENYAILAISHVNHVNVVGGTLVGERGSHIGTSGEWGMGISIDHSDQVVVQGVTAKECWGDGFYITDLSSNVTLCNVTADHNRRQGLSVTSVDGLVVKNSTFKNTTGTEPECGIDIEPNDGQTVRRVLITGCTLTNNAGGGFQCGSGVQFTAPRILDTVFDRNVVSGNGLKPIGGGYRAAVKVSHSIGNTSITNNVISRNLGQGIMLMAFSAGTVVTGNAVTHTKMVEGHATWTGGGIYVSQCPRSTVTGNRVESNDAVGIWLVDKDPSVDISGNTVVGNGGPGIRHAVAAAEAVNKANTVSGNGKRP; from the coding sequence GTGAACGTTCGGGATGTGCCCTATGGTGCCAAAGGGAATGGCGTCATCGATGACACCCACGCCATCCAGCGGGCCGTGGACGCGGTGGGCGGAACGGGAGGAACCGTGCTGATTCCCGAGGGCACCTACCTGGTGAACGCGGTGGCGCAGGGAAGCGCGGGCATCCGGCTCAAGAGCTCCATGACACTCCGATTGGCCAATGGTGCGGTTCTGAAGGCGATGCCCAACGCCTCTGAAAACTACGCCATCCTGGCCATCAGTCATGTGAATCATGTGAATGTTGTGGGGGGCACGCTGGTGGGTGAACGGGGCTCGCATATCGGAACCAGTGGTGAATGGGGCATGGGCATATCCATCGACCATTCCGATCAGGTCGTGGTTCAGGGGGTCACGGCCAAAGAGTGCTGGGGGGACGGCTTCTACATCACGGATCTCAGTTCGAACGTGACCCTCTGCAACGTGACAGCCGATCACAACCGCCGCCAGGGCCTGTCCGTCACCAGTGTGGATGGTCTGGTGGTGAAGAACTCCACCTTCAAGAACACCACTGGAACCGAACCGGAATGTGGAATCGATATCGAGCCCAACGATGGGCAGACCGTCAGACGCGTGCTGATCACCGGCTGCACCTTGACGAACAATGCCGGCGGTGGCTTCCAGTGTGGGTCTGGTGTGCAATTCACCGCGCCTCGCATCCTGGATACCGTGTTCGACCGGAATGTGGTTTCAGGCAACGGCTTGAAACCTATCGGCGGGGGATACCGTGCTGCGGTCAAGGTGAGCCACAGCATTGGCAACACCAGCATCACGAACAACGTGATCTCGCGGAACCTGGGCCAGGGCATCATGCTGATGGCGTTTTCGGCCGGAACAGTGGTGACGGGCAATGCGGTCACCCATACGAAGATGGTCGAAGGACATGCCACCTGGACGGGGGGCGGTATTTATGTGTCTCAGTGCCCCCGCTCGACGGTCACCGGCAACAGGGTGGAGTCGAATGACGCGGTCGGCATCTGGCTGGTGGACAAGGATCCCAGCGTGGATATCAGCGGCAACACCGTGGTGGGGAATGGCGGCCCAGGCATCCGGCATGCGGTGGCGGCCGCCGAGGCCGTGAACAAGGCCAATACGGTTTCGGGGAATGGGAAGCGCCCCTGA
- a CDS encoding sensor histidine kinase KdpD, with product MALILQDDSGVWYRDGSGLTEEQMAALEWALAQGSTEASRDRLLKEQELLILEALPMMDLYQRNIGTLCALSHTPVVLSDPQKEGLRVAADQIEAFLTTDHHRMETRATPRAPSATSFVPGLVHELGSFIFGISANLDAFEARFADLEDVRKYGANIRRSLDRMNAFNEELRDYGDPGRFSWSVRELGPILREAIDCHKAEAEKARVQLQLKVDGPLPAINMDEHCLQSSFTRLVDLVLHQEEVGGHVVLHVGKGLFGERTVVCGHVDCSSLKFKNVDPARLFEPFYFRTSGLGRLTLPGARRVFESHGGTLTAGPGPQGGTMRISFMLPSAQVPPAQPTAQA from the coding sequence ATGGCGCTGATTCTCCAGGACGATTCGGGCGTCTGGTATCGGGATGGCAGTGGCCTGACCGAAGAGCAGATGGCTGCGCTGGAATGGGCCTTGGCCCAGGGTTCTACGGAGGCCTCGCGGGACCGCCTGCTGAAGGAGCAGGAGCTGCTGATCCTCGAGGCTCTGCCCATGATGGACCTCTACCAGCGGAACATCGGAACACTCTGCGCCCTATCACACACCCCTGTGGTGTTGAGCGATCCGCAGAAGGAAGGCCTGAGGGTGGCCGCTGACCAGATCGAAGCTTTCCTGACCACGGACCATCACCGGATGGAAACCAGGGCCACGCCCCGCGCCCCCTCGGCCACCTCCTTTGTGCCTGGCTTGGTCCACGAGTTGGGCAGTTTCATTTTCGGGATTTCGGCGAACCTGGATGCCTTTGAGGCACGCTTCGCGGATTTGGAGGATGTCCGGAAATACGGAGCCAACATCCGGCGAAGCCTCGACCGCATGAACGCCTTCAACGAGGAGCTGCGTGACTATGGCGACCCTGGACGGTTCTCCTGGTCGGTCCGCGAACTGGGGCCCATCCTGCGCGAGGCCATCGACTGCCACAAGGCCGAGGCGGAGAAAGCCCGGGTGCAACTCCAGCTCAAGGTGGATGGGCCCCTTCCGGCCATCAACATGGACGAGCACTGCTTGCAGTCCTCGTTCACGCGGTTGGTGGATCTGGTGCTGCACCAGGAGGAGGTGGGTGGGCACGTGGTCTTGCACGTGGGGAAAGGGCTGTTCGGGGAACGGACAGTGGTGTGCGGCCATGTGGATTGCTCCAGCCTGAAGTTCAAGAATGTCGATCCGGCCCGCCTCTTCGAGCCCTTCTACTTCCGCACCTCGGGACTGGGCCGCCTCACCCTTCCGGGCGCCCGCAGGGTGTTTGAATCCCACGGCGGCACGCTCACCGCCGGGCCCGGGCCCCAGGGCGGCACCATGAGGATCAGCTTCATGCTGCCCTCAGCCCAAGTCCCTCCCGCACAACCAACCGCCCAGGCCTGA
- a CDS encoding glycosyltransferase family 4 protein: protein MPFCQKGNKVKVCFFIWALVAHGAERVSSILANEWAAKEGWETTFLTMDKPDSKPFYPLAESIEVRPLNLLKPSQSPLSALANNLERIRTLRREIQRIRPDVLISFIDKENALMVMASRGLGIPVIISERTDPSRRSLGRFWEGIRNLTYPRADVIVFQSQAVLDWFPPKVRARGVVIPNPVPLPPLPPVAPPTAGQNLRMVALGRLSPVKGFDVLVAAFAAASARAPQWELEVWGEGSERKALEQMVRDLDMEQRIHFKGLTDRPFDVLCAADLFVMSSHAEGFPNALVEAMACGCPVISTRFGGAVNEIIQDGVNGRLVPPANPEALAEAMVQLMNDPEDRARLGKRALEVVERFSTERVVGMWEDAINRAIASQRPR from the coding sequence ATGCCGTTCTGTCAGAAAGGCAACAAAGTGAAAGTCTGCTTTTTCATTTGGGCCTTGGTCGCTCATGGCGCGGAACGCGTCTCCTCCATCCTGGCCAATGAGTGGGCGGCGAAGGAAGGCTGGGAGACGACCTTCCTGACCATGGACAAACCCGATTCAAAACCCTTCTACCCTTTGGCGGAATCCATTGAAGTCCGGCCTTTGAACTTGTTGAAACCGAGTCAGTCCCCATTGTCTGCCCTTGCCAACAACCTCGAGCGCATCCGAACCCTTCGCCGAGAGATCCAAAGGATTCGGCCAGACGTCCTGATCTCCTTCATCGACAAGGAGAACGCACTGATGGTCATGGCCTCACGAGGCCTTGGCATTCCCGTGATCATCTCAGAGCGCACCGATCCATCTCGAAGATCCCTGGGCCGGTTCTGGGAAGGCATCCGCAACCTGACCTATCCCCGCGCGGACGTGATCGTGTTCCAGTCACAGGCCGTCCTGGATTGGTTCCCTCCCAAGGTTCGCGCTCGGGGCGTGGTCATCCCGAACCCTGTGCCCCTGCCACCCCTTCCACCGGTGGCACCTCCCACGGCAGGCCAGAACCTGCGCATGGTTGCCTTGGGCCGACTGTCTCCCGTCAAGGGTTTCGATGTCCTGGTGGCTGCCTTCGCCGCGGCATCCGCCAGGGCCCCGCAGTGGGAATTGGAGGTCTGGGGCGAAGGTTCAGAGCGGAAGGCCTTGGAGCAGATGGTCCGAGATCTGGACATGGAGCAGCGCATTCATTTCAAGGGCCTGACGGATCGCCCTTTCGATGTCTTGTGCGCCGCCGACCTCTTTGTCATGTCCTCGCATGCCGAGGGCTTTCCCAATGCCTTGGTTGAGGCCATGGCCTGTGGCTGCCCTGTCATCAGCACTCGGTTCGGTGGGGCTGTGAACGAAATCATCCAGGACGGAGTGAACGGGCGGCTGGTCCCCCCCGCCAACCCAGAGGCACTGGCCGAGGCCATGGTGCAGTTGATGAACGATCCGGAGGATCGGGCCCGCCTCGGCAAACGGGCCCTGGAAGTGGTGGAGAGGTTTTCCACGGAACGGGTGGTTGGCATGTGGGAAGATGCCATCAACCGCGCCATCGCCTCCCAACGCCCCCGATAA
- a CDS encoding sigma-54 dependent transcriptional regulator, translated as MAKAKILVVDDDEIILFALKDYLELHGYSVDEAETCAEAEIRYRADVYDAVTLDYSLPDGNALELLPKLKAIDDGVPIILLTAHARIDLAVQAIQLGAEQFLVKPLDLPALLVVLDRVLENQQNRRKQLARKSVDQPQRAVDPFIGQSPAIRRLQEQSQLAAATESPILIQGETGTGKSELARWIHRNSSRSAEPLLELNCGGFSKELLDTELFGHEKGAFTGATAVKVGLLEAAHRGTVFLDEIGDMDLQIQPKILKALEEKRFRRLGEVQDRKVDFRLIAATHQKLDQLVQEQQFRSDLFYRISAIQIAVPPLRERAEDIPVFAQILLNRLTSDCGRAAMRLSEGALAKLQRHVWPGNIRELRNVLERALMGVKSSVIEAEDLDFAVSPGGRQPETSTHLTLRELERQYVLKVLGEEDGHVGRAAQRLDIPRSTLYQKLKAYGSDASKF; from the coding sequence ATGGCGAAAGCGAAGATTCTGGTGGTGGATGACGACGAGATCATTCTCTTCGCCCTGAAGGATTACCTCGAGCTCCATGGCTATAGCGTGGATGAGGCCGAGACCTGCGCCGAGGCGGAGATCCGCTACCGCGCGGATGTCTACGACGCCGTCACCCTGGACTATTCGCTTCCAGACGGGAACGCCTTGGAACTGCTTCCCAAGCTGAAGGCCATTGACGATGGCGTGCCCATCATCCTGCTCACGGCCCACGCGCGCATCGACTTGGCCGTGCAGGCCATTCAGCTTGGGGCTGAGCAGTTTCTGGTAAAGCCACTGGATCTGCCAGCCCTCCTGGTGGTGCTGGACCGGGTGCTCGAGAACCAGCAGAACCGGCGAAAGCAGTTGGCCCGCAAGTCGGTGGACCAGCCGCAGCGGGCGGTGGACCCCTTCATCGGCCAGAGCCCCGCCATCAGGCGGCTGCAGGAACAATCGCAACTCGCCGCTGCCACCGAAAGCCCCATCCTCATTCAGGGAGAGACGGGAACCGGGAAGAGCGAGTTGGCGCGCTGGATCCACCGGAACAGCTCCCGCTCTGCTGAGCCCCTCCTGGAGCTCAACTGTGGCGGCTTCAGCAAGGAGTTGCTGGATACCGAACTGTTCGGTCACGAGAAGGGCGCCTTTACCGGGGCGACGGCGGTCAAGGTGGGTCTGCTGGAGGCCGCCCACCGCGGCACGGTGTTCCTGGATGAGATTGGCGACATGGATTTGCAGATCCAGCCGAAAATCCTCAAGGCCCTGGAGGAGAAACGCTTCAGGCGCCTGGGTGAAGTCCAGGATCGGAAGGTGGATTTCCGCCTGATCGCCGCCACCCACCAGAAGCTGGATCAGCTGGTGCAGGAGCAGCAGTTCCGGTCCGACCTCTTCTATCGCATCAGCGCCATCCAGATTGCGGTGCCGCCCCTGCGCGAACGGGCGGAGGACATCCCCGTTTTCGCACAGATCCTCCTCAACCGCCTGACCAGCGACTGCGGGCGGGCGGCCATGCGCCTCTCCGAAGGCGCGCTGGCGAAGCTGCAAAGGCATGTCTGGCCGGGGAACATCCGCGAACTGCGGAACGTCCTGGAGCGGGCCCTGATGGGCGTGAAGTCCTCAGTGATCGAGGCCGAGGATCTGGATTTCGCCGTCAGCCCCGGCGGTCGGCAGCCAGAGACGTCCACCCATCTGACCCTGCGGGAGCTCGAACGGCAGTACGTCCTCAAGGTTCTTGGCGAGGAGGATGGGCATGTTGGGCGGGCGGCACAGCGGCTGGACATCCCCCGAAGCACCCTCTACCAGAAGCTCAAGGCTTACGGTTCCGACGCGTCCAAATTCTAG
- a CDS encoding right-handed parallel beta-helix repeat-containing protein produces MNSIPNGNATVGTITGSGNSVTYTAPKNVGNFVLAATSVSDPTKSDSAQVIVTPTTPITSVVVSPSTWSLNAGSQKQFATTVSGTGSYDSAVTWSAQRGTITATGLYSAPATSGTDVVTVKSVQDPTKSATATVTVIGSDPVVPTVTAVAISPASWSMSGGTQKQFTATVTGTGAFSSSVVWSAQHGSIDSSGLYTAPASGSDTVTAMSVGDTSKSATSAILIQSGCAPAPTASTVVNVRDSAYGAKGDGTTDDTAAIQKAVNAVSGTGGTVLIPDGTYMINAVKQNSSGIRLGSNMTLSLSAGAVLKAIPNSAGTYAIVAISFASKVNVVGGTLLGDRSAHSGTSGEWGMGLSINNSDQVVIQGVTAKECWGDGFYITDLCSNVTLCNVTADHNRRQGLSVTSVNGLVVKNSVFKNTQGTAPECGIDVEPNGGQTCNNIHISECIFSGNAGGGIQQGASEADMSYTFATNTIIENNEVFGNGGSSYKDGGIAFSCCDSNIIRNNYIHDNLDNGIKTYGQATKLTITGNRVMNNKGDGMLLTGCSGAVVTDNTVTGNAGTGIYHDASSGTYAPNTVNSNGQ; encoded by the coding sequence GTGAACAGCATCCCCAACGGCAACGCCACGGTGGGCACCATCACTGGCAGCGGGAACTCGGTCACCTACACGGCCCCCAAGAACGTTGGAAACTTCGTGTTGGCCGCCACCAGCGTGTCGGATCCGACCAAATCCGACAGTGCTCAAGTCATCGTGACCCCGACCACCCCGATCACTTCAGTGGTGGTGAGCCCCAGCACCTGGTCTTTGAATGCAGGAAGTCAAAAGCAGTTCGCCACCACGGTGTCCGGCACAGGATCCTATGACTCGGCGGTGACCTGGTCGGCCCAGCGGGGAACGATCACGGCAACGGGCCTCTACAGCGCTCCTGCCACCAGCGGCACCGATGTGGTGACGGTCAAGAGTGTGCAGGATCCCACCAAGTCCGCCACGGCCACTGTCACGGTGATCGGTTCCGATCCTGTGGTGCCCACGGTCACGGCCGTGGCCATCAGCCCCGCTTCCTGGTCGATGAGCGGCGGAACCCAGAAGCAGTTCACCGCCACGGTGACGGGGACCGGCGCCTTCAGCAGCAGCGTGGTCTGGTCCGCCCAGCACGGCAGCATCGACAGCAGCGGCCTCTACACGGCACCCGCCAGCGGCAGCGACACAGTGACGGCCATGAGTGTGGGCGACACCAGCAAATCGGCAACGTCCGCCATCCTGATCCAAAGTGGCTGCGCTCCTGCGCCCACCGCTTCCACGGTGGTGAATGTCCGGGATTCGGCCTATGGCGCCAAGGGTGATGGCACGACCGATGACACGGCCGCCATCCAGAAGGCGGTGAATGCGGTGAGCGGAACAGGCGGCACGGTGCTGATTCCCGATGGCACCTACATGATCAATGCGGTGAAGCAGAACAGTTCGGGCATCCGCCTGGGGAGCAACATGACCCTGAGCCTTTCCGCAGGCGCTGTCCTCAAAGCCATTCCGAACTCGGCGGGAACCTACGCCATCGTGGCCATCAGTTTTGCCAGCAAGGTCAACGTCGTGGGCGGAACCCTCCTGGGGGATCGCAGCGCCCACTCGGGCACCAGTGGCGAATGGGGCATGGGCCTCTCCATCAACAATTCGGATCAGGTGGTGATCCAGGGCGTGACCGCGAAAGAGTGCTGGGGAGATGGCTTCTACATCACCGACCTCTGCTCGAATGTGACCCTCTGCAACGTGACCGCGGACCACAACCGCCGCCAGGGATTGTCCGTCACCAGCGTCAATGGGCTGGTGGTGAAGAATTCGGTCTTCAAGAACACCCAGGGCACGGCCCCTGAGTGCGGCATCGACGTGGAGCCGAACGGCGGGCAGACCTGCAACAACATCCACATCAGCGAGTGCATCTTCTCGGGCAACGCGGGCGGCGGCATTCAGCAGGGCGCCTCAGAGGCCGACATGAGCTACACCTTCGCGACGAACACGATCATCGAGAACAACGAGGTCTTCGGCAACGGAGGCTCCAGTTACAAGGATGGCGGCATCGCCTTCTCCTGCTGCGATTCAAACATCATCCGGAACAACTACATCCACGACAACCTGGACAATGGGATCAAGACCTATGGCCAGGCCACGAAGCTGACCATCACCGGGAACCGGGTGATGAACAACAAGGGCGATGGGATGCTGTTGACGGGGTGCAGTGGGGCGGTGGTCACGGACAACACGGTGACCGGTAACGCGGGAACGGGCATCTACCACGATGCCTCGTCGGGGACCTATGCCCCCAACACCGTGAACAGCAACGGGCAGTGA
- a CDS encoding nucleotide sugar dehydrogenase, giving the protein MRIAVVGLGYVGLPLALELAKKFPGTVGFDIHEAKIAELKKGVDRTREVSPDALRTTTLTMTSDPEGMRGADFFIVAVPTPIDGWKRPDLTPVVKASETVGKVIGKGSIIVYESTVFPGVTEDICGPILEKQSGLKCGVDFKLGYSPERINPGDKVHTVDRIVKVVSGQDEESLRTIAGVYSAVISAGVHEASSIKVAETAKVIENTQRDINIALMNELAIICEKVGIRTSEVLAAARTKWNFLPFSPGLVGGHCIGVDPYYLTTKAEELGYHPRVILAGRQINDDMGAYVARKLVKLMIQQQIPVKKARVGILGLTFKENVHDIRNSKVPDIVAELQQFDIRPMVCDPMADPAETLHEYGLQLCKLEEIRDLDALVLAVNHKVLLDMGLDGIRACMKESAVFIDVKSVFAPGDFPQGIAYWSL; this is encoded by the coding sequence ATGCGGATTGCAGTCGTCGGCCTGGGATATGTCGGGTTGCCACTTGCCCTGGAGCTCGCGAAGAAGTTTCCCGGGACCGTGGGATTCGACATCCATGAAGCCAAGATCGCGGAACTGAAAAAGGGCGTCGACCGCACCCGGGAAGTTTCGCCCGACGCCCTGCGCACCACCACCCTGACCATGACCAGCGATCCTGAGGGCATGCGTGGAGCGGACTTCTTCATCGTCGCAGTGCCGACGCCCATCGACGGCTGGAAGCGCCCGGACCTGACACCCGTGGTCAAGGCCAGCGAAACCGTGGGCAAGGTCATCGGCAAGGGCAGCATCATCGTCTACGAAAGCACGGTCTTCCCCGGCGTCACCGAGGACATCTGCGGGCCCATCCTGGAAAAGCAGTCCGGCCTGAAATGTGGCGTGGACTTCAAGCTCGGCTACTCGCCTGAGCGCATCAACCCCGGCGACAAGGTCCACACCGTGGATCGCATCGTGAAGGTGGTCTCGGGGCAGGACGAGGAAAGCCTCCGCACCATCGCTGGCGTCTACAGCGCCGTCATTTCGGCGGGCGTGCATGAGGCCTCCTCCATCAAGGTGGCCGAGACCGCCAAGGTGATCGAGAACACCCAGCGCGACATCAACATCGCCCTCATGAACGAGCTCGCCATCATCTGCGAGAAGGTGGGCATCCGCACCTCCGAGGTGCTGGCTGCGGCCCGCACCAAGTGGAACTTCCTGCCCTTCAGCCCGGGTCTGGTGGGTGGCCACTGCATCGGCGTCGATCCCTACTACCTCACCACCAAGGCCGAGGAGTTGGGCTACCACCCCCGCGTGATCCTGGCGGGCCGCCAGATCAATGACGACATGGGTGCCTACGTGGCCCGGAAGCTGGTGAAGCTGATGATCCAGCAGCAGATTCCTGTGAAGAAGGCCCGGGTGGGCATCCTGGGCCTCACCTTCAAGGAGAACGTCCACGACATCCGCAACAGCAAGGTGCCTGACATCGTCGCCGAGCTTCAGCAGTTTGACATCAGGCCCATGGTCTGCGATCCCATGGCGGATCCGGCGGAGACCCTGCATGAATACGGCCTGCAGCTCTGCAAGCTGGAGGAGATCCGCGATCTCGACGCCCTGGTGCTGGCCGTTAACCACAAGGTCCTCCTGGACATGGGCCTGGACGGCATCCGGGCCTGCATGAAGGAGTCGGCGGTGTTCATCGATGTGAAATCGGTCTTCGCCCCGGGAGACTTCCCGCAGGGCATCGCCTACTGGAGCCTGTGA
- a CDS encoding DUF2334 domain-containing protein: MNWKAWEAIEAHLLRYSVRPILAVVPDNRDPKLMVDAPNPAFWDRVRTWQARGYTIALHGFQHVYVNKNPGMIGVTAQSEFAGLSYQEQERKLSSGLAIFAEQGVRADAWVAPSHSFDACTVEILGKLGVSVISDGLGSRPFTDAAGMTWIPQQLWSFQAKSSGVWTVCNHHNSWTDERVEWFGDMLALYSDRITDLPSVVKAFSGLRRPWLDRLQASYSLMWGHRLRPALSKTLRNWTGSRPAAR; encoded by the coding sequence ATGAACTGGAAGGCCTGGGAGGCCATCGAGGCCCACCTGTTGAGATACTCCGTGCGCCCGATTCTCGCAGTGGTTCCTGACAACCGGGATCCGAAATTGATGGTCGATGCCCCGAATCCAGCCTTCTGGGACCGTGTTCGCACTTGGCAGGCCAGGGGCTACACCATTGCGCTTCACGGGTTCCAGCATGTCTACGTGAACAAGAATCCCGGAATGATTGGAGTGACCGCTCAAAGTGAGTTCGCAGGGCTCTCCTATCAGGAGCAGGAGCGCAAGCTCAGCAGCGGCTTGGCCATTTTCGCCGAGCAAGGCGTCCGGGCGGACGCCTGGGTTGCGCCCTCCCATTCCTTTGACGCCTGTACGGTGGAGATTCTTGGGAAATTGGGCGTCTCGGTCATCAGTGACGGATTGGGCTCACGCCCCTTCACGGATGCAGCGGGCATGACTTGGATTCCCCAACAGCTGTGGTCCTTCCAGGCGAAGTCTTCAGGCGTGTGGACCGTTTGCAATCACCACAACTCCTGGACGGACGAAAGGGTGGAGTGGTTCGGCGACATGCTCGCGCTGTATTCGGACCGCATCACGGACTTGCCTTCGGTGGTGAAGGCGTTCTCAGGGTTGAGGCGGCCCTGGTTGGACCGCCTCCAAGCCTCCTACAGCCTGATGTGGGGGCACCGCCTTCGCCCCGCGCTTTCAAAAACCCTGCGGAATTGGACCGGCTCCAGGCCCGCCGCCCGCTGA
- the asnB gene encoding asparagine synthase (glutamine-hydrolyzing), translating into MCGFAGCWHGAPLEADALHGQVQGMTDRLLLRGPDDGGIWTDPPVGLGLGFRRLSILDLTEEGHQPKASASGRFIITFNGEIYNFKELRQTLEGLGATFRGHSDTEVILAAIEQWGVEAAVRQLNGMFAIALWDTQERTLHLARDPLGIKPLYVGVLNGTLLWGSELKALRAHPAFTSRIDPDALSLYFRHGFVPSPYSIYAGVRKLAPGHLLTLTSPGGEMQPRPFWTLREVAEEGLANPFGGTDQEAIQAVEASLFQSVGRQMVADVPLGAFLSGGVDSSLIVALMQAQSSRPVQTFCIGFREDSFNEAHHAQAVAKHLGTDHSEWMVSAKDFLGLIPDLPDLYDEPFADPAMIPTCLVSQLARRKVTVSLSGDGGDEVFGGYSHHLSACGGRLSRALSHSAGVRWAMGVGTSTLSSAAGLLPGKSAAFMSDALKYRSHLYRFKDAVTYYRERVAGQSRAAESLLNSSRIPPYLLTEPLALREPHDVVDAFMYLDSMMVLPDEYLTKVDRATMSVSLEGRVPFLDSDVVALAWRLPARMKIRDGRGKWVLRQVLERHVPKEIIDRPKHGFSVPIADWLRGPLKAWGKALLDARHPELQELLSSEAITRVWTEHQQSLRSHGVLLWKLLMFKAWYARWCAED; encoded by the coding sequence ATGTGTGGATTCGCCGGATGCTGGCACGGGGCCCCGCTGGAGGCCGATGCACTGCACGGACAGGTTCAGGGAATGACGGATCGTCTGCTTCTCCGCGGTCCGGACGACGGTGGCATCTGGACCGATCCGCCGGTCGGTTTGGGCCTTGGGTTCCGCCGCCTCTCCATCCTCGATCTGACGGAGGAGGGGCACCAGCCAAAGGCTTCCGCCAGCGGGCGGTTCATCATCACCTTCAACGGCGAAATCTATAATTTCAAGGAACTGCGCCAGACTCTGGAAGGGCTCGGAGCGACCTTCCGGGGGCACTCGGATACGGAAGTGATCCTCGCCGCCATCGAGCAATGGGGTGTGGAGGCGGCGGTCCGGCAATTGAATGGGATGTTCGCGATCGCCCTGTGGGACACGCAGGAACGCACCCTGCATCTGGCTCGGGACCCCCTTGGCATCAAACCCCTCTATGTGGGCGTGCTGAACGGAACCCTCCTTTGGGGTTCAGAACTGAAAGCCTTGCGCGCCCATCCGGCCTTCACGTCCCGGATCGATCCCGATGCTCTGTCCCTGTATTTCCGCCATGGCTTTGTGCCCAGCCCCTACAGCATCTACGCCGGTGTACGGAAGCTGGCCCCTGGGCACCTCCTCACCCTCACGAGCCCTGGCGGGGAGATGCAGCCTCGCCCCTTCTGGACCCTGCGCGAGGTGGCTGAGGAGGGACTCGCCAATCCCTTCGGAGGGACGGACCAGGAGGCGATCCAGGCGGTCGAGGCCTCGCTGTTTCAGAGCGTGGGGCGGCAGATGGTGGCAGATGTGCCCCTGGGCGCCTTCCTCTCCGGAGGGGTTGACTCCTCGCTGATCGTCGCCCTCATGCAGGCCCAGAGCTCCCGGCCGGTGCAGACCTTCTGCATTGGATTCCGTGAGGATTCATTCAATGAGGCCCATCACGCACAGGCGGTGGCCAAGCATCTCGGGACCGATCACTCGGAATGGATGGTCAGCGCAAAAGATTTCCTGGGGCTCATCCCAGACCTGCCGGATCTCTATGACGAGCCGTTCGCAGACCCTGCCATGATCCCAACCTGTCTGGTGTCCCAGCTGGCTCGCCGGAAGGTGACCGTCAGCCTCTCGGGGGATGGTGGCGATGAGGTGTTTGGCGGCTACAGCCACCACCTTTCCGCTTGCGGCGGGCGCCTGTCCAGGGCCCTTTCCCATTCTGCGGGGGTGCGATGGGCCATGGGGGTGGGAACCTCAACCCTGTCTTCCGCCGCCGGACTTCTCCCCGGGAAGTCGGCGGCGTTCATGAGTGACGCCCTGAAGTACCGTTCCCACCTCTACCGATTCAAGGATGCGGTGACGTACTACCGCGAACGTGTGGCTGGGCAGTCCCGGGCGGCAGAATCACTCTTGAACTCTTCCCGCATTCCACCCTACCTGCTGACGGAGCCGCTGGCTTTGAGGGAACCGCATGATGTGGTGGATGCCTTCATGTATCTCGATTCCATGATGGTGCTGCCCGATGAATATTTGACCAAGGTCGACCGGGCGACCATGTCGGTGAGCCTGGAAGGACGGGTTCCCTTCCTGGATTCGGATGTGGTGGCCCTGGCCTGGCGGTTGCCTGCGCGGATGAAGATCCGGGACGGGCGGGGCAAGTGGGTGTTGAGGCAGGTGCTCGAACGCCATGTTCCGAAAGAGATCATTGATCGGCCGAAGCATGGCTTCAGCGTCCCCATCGCGGATTGGTTGAGGGGCCCCCTGAAGGCATGGGGGAAAGCCCTGCTCGATGCGCGCCATCCCGAACTGCAGGAGCTTTTGTCGAGCGAGGCCATCACGCGCGTCTGGACAGAGCACCAGCAGTCGTTGCGCTCCCACGGTGTCCTGCTCTGGAAGCTGCTGATGTTCAAGGCGTGGTACGCCCGCTGGTGTGCAGAGGACTGA